The Actinocorallia herbida DNA window CGCTATAGGTTGGGCGCCTGTTCCCGAGCGAGGAGTCACAGTGGTCCCCGTGGTCTCAGTGTTCGCACCGCGCGCGGCGCTCGCCGCCGCCGTCATCGGCCTCTGCGTCGTCGCCCCGGCGTCGGCCGCCTCCGCCGCGCCGAAGGGGTGCGTCATCGGCACCTGGAAGCAGACGGGCATGTCCGGCACGGTCATCGCCGACGACTCCTACACCGAGGTGCACGGCGGCGCGGGCGTGAAGCTGACCATCGCCCGGACGTCCGTGCGCTACGACTTCAACAAGTCGGCCAAGGAGACCACGACCGGCGAGGTCGAAGGCATCCACTGGTCCGCCTGGACGAAGTACACCAAGCTGCTCTCGTTCGACGCGACCGTCAAGGGATCCGCGTCGGGAAGCGTCCGGCTCAAGCCCAAGACCGCCGAGGGCGGCGCCATCGGGCGGAGCCAGGTCGCGAACCTGGGCCCCGAGCGGAGCTGGAAGCTGCGCACCACCTACCGCGGTGGCGGCCAGGAGAGCATCGCGCCGATCAAGTCGTCGTTCACCTGCAAGGGCAAGTCCCTCACTCTCAAGTCCGGTTTCTCCTTCGACGGACGCAAGATCACCGTCGACCGCTTCTTCACCCGGGTGCCATGACCGTCTACACCAACGCAAGGATCGTCACGCCCACCGGGGTCATCGGCCGCGGCTGGCTGGAGGCCGAACACGGCCGCATCACCGGGGTCGGCACCGGCGACCGGCGGGGCCGGGACCTCGCCGGGGCGTGGCTGCTGCCCGGCTTCGTCGACCTGCACGTGCACGGCGGCGGCGGGCACTCGGCCATGACGTCCGAGGCCGCGATCCGCGAGGCGGTCGCCTTCCACCGGGCGCACGGCACGACCACGACGCTCGTCAGCCTCGTCACCGCGCCCCTGCCCGACCTCGCCGAGGCCGCGGGCTGGATCGCCGACCTCACCGAGGAGGGCCTGGTCGCGGGCTGCCACTTCGAGGGCCCGTTCCTCGCGCACTCGCGCTGCGGCGCGCAGAACCCCGCGGCGCTGCGCCCGCCGAGCCTCGCCGACCTGCGGCTGCTCCTGGACGCCGGGCGCGGCACGGTCAGGCAGGTCACCGTCGCGCCGGAACTGGTGAACGAGGAGACCGGCGAGGACGGCATCGACCTCGTCCGCGAGCTGGTCTCCCGCGGCGTCGTCGCCGCGGTCGGGCACACCGACGCCACCTACGCGCAGGCCAAGGCCGCCTTCGCCGCGGGCGCGTCGCTGGTCACGCACGCCTTCAACGGGATGCGGGGGCTGCACCACCGCGAGCCCGGCGCGGTCGTGGCCGCCGCCGAGTCCGCCGGGGTGGTCCTCGAGATCATCAACGACGGCATCCATCTCGACCCGGCGATCGTCCGGATGATCGACCGGATCGCGCCCGGCCGCCTCGCCCTCATCACCGACGCCATCGACGCGACCGGGATGGGCAACGGCGAGTACCTGCTCGGCGCGATGCGGGTGCGGGTCGAGGACGGCACCGCCCGGCTCGTCGAGAACGGCTCCCTGGCCGGCAGCACCCTGACGATGGACGCGGCCCTGCGCAGGGCCGTCCAGGACGTCGGCATCCCCATCGAGACCGCGTCGCGCTACGCCTCGGCGGTCCCCGCCCAGGCGCTCGGCCTCGCCGATCGGGGCGCGCTCGTCCCCGGCAGGCGCGCCGACCTCGTCATCCTGGACGCCGACCTGCGGGTCGTCGAGGTCCCCGAAGCCGACTGACGGGCGCCCGCCCGGCCTCAGCCGGGCGGGGCCCGAAACCCGTGCCTAGGCCTCGCGGCCTTCGGCGTGCAGGGTCAGCCAGACGCGGAGCGACATCTCGAAGGCCATCCGCGCCTCGGGGTCGTAGAGCTGGTCGCCGAACAGCTCCTCGAGCTGGTGCAGGCGGTACCTGACGGTCTGCGGGTGGACGTGGAGGCGCGCGGCGACCTCGGTGGCGTTGAACCCGTTCTGGAGGCAGGCCAGCAGGGTGCGGGCCAGCCTGTCGCGGTGCCGGGCGCGGATGTCGAGCAGCGGCGCCAGGCGCGCGCGGGCGACCGTCCAGACGAGGTCCTCGTCCTTGAAGACGACGAGGCTCGGCAGGTGGTCGACGCAGCGGATGAGGCCGTCGTCGGGCACCACGCCGCGGTGCGCCAGCGCCAGCACCTCGCGCGCCCAGCGCAGCGAGTTGCCGAGTTCGGTGAGCTCGACCGTCGGGCCGATCGCCGCCGACCAGTCGCGCAGCGCCGTCTCCAGGGCCTGCCTGCGGCCCGGGCCGTCGGGGTCGGGCACGATCAGGCACGGCTCGTGCCGGTTGAGGTCCATGAGGACGTCCGGCGGCAGCGCGGGCTGGAGGTACTCCTCGGTGCGCCGCTCGCGCAGCGCCACCGCCGCGACGGACCTGGGCGGCCGCCATCCGGCGTCGCGGGCCGCGTCGGCGATCGCCGAGGGCGAGGGCGTCTGGTCCGACAGCAGCATGTCCAGCAGCCGCCGCCTGCGCCGGGACTGCTCGCCGGCGACCTGCTCGCTCGCGGTGTGGTAGCCCGCCGACGCGGCCGAGGCGAGTTCGTCGAGGAAGAGCAGGATCGCCTCGGCCAGATCGCCGAGCGACGAGCGCGGCAGGTCGTACCGCTCGGACTCCAGGGTGATCCGGCGCAGCGCGACCCGGGCGCCGATCCGCATGGCGATCTGGAGGTCGTCGAGGCTGCGGCCGACCCGCGCCTCGCCCCAGCCGATGTAGCGGAAGACCTCGGTGAGCTTGTCGAGCGAGGCGTCGGGGTCGGTGATGAGCTGGACGAAATGCTGGAGCGCGCCCTCGACGGCGGTCCGGATGTTGGTGACGTAGGCGGGTTCCATCCGGGCGAACTCCGGGACGCCCGCCTTGATCTCCTCGATCATCTGATCGGCGACCCCGCCGATGAACGGGGCGAAGAACGCGTCCCAGTCGCCGGGAAGCTGCGGGAACGCCCTGTGCGACGTGCCGTCCAGCGTGATGGACATGGCCTCACCTCCCGGGGGTGTCGCCTGTTTTTCCGTTCTGTTGCGGATCGCAAGTTACCGGGGCGTACGCAGCTGCGCACCACCATCACGGACAAAACCACCGAACAGTTTGTCAGTCAGGTGACAAAGCCGGGAGTCGACGGGGTCGCGGGACGGGCGCCGGTCAGCGGCCTCCCATGATCAGCATCGCCGCGGTGCGGACCATGGAGCTCACCTCGTCGCGCGGCCTGGCCAGGGTGGTCAGCCCGATGAGGGCCGACAGCACCAGGTGCCCGATCACCACCTCGACGTCCTCGACGGGCACGCCCGCGACCTCGTCGATCGTGTGGTCCGGGTCGATGGCGCCACCGAACCTGTCGCGGACGTAGCGGAACAGCTCGTTGCGCGCGTCATCGACGCCCGAGTCCCCGGAGGTCGCGGCCTGAACGATCGCCGAGGTCAGCGGGAGGTTGTCCGCGGCGATCCCCACCAGCGCCTCGAGCAGCCCGCTCAGCCGCTCGACCGGATCGCCGACGGCGGCCCCGGCGATGTCCTCGATGACCCGGGCCCAGTCGGCGGCGACCTCGGTGAGCAGATGGTCCTTGGAGGAGAAGTACCGGTAGACCGTCGCCCTGGCGACGCCCGCGCGGTCGGCCACGTCGTGCATCGTCACCGCGGGGTAGCCGCCCTCGCTCGCCAGCTCATGGGCGGCCTGGATCAGCCGGGCGCGCCGAGCCTGCTGGTCCTTGCTCAGAGTGCGCGTGACGGTGATCCGTACGTCGCCGGCCAAGGTGGCACCTCCACTTTTCCAAGAACATCTTCGCGTACCGGCACCATCCCGTCACCCCCGGCCCTGACTGTTGTCCGGACGTGACCATGCGCGCGGCTGATTGGTCTAGACCATATCGGGCGGCCAGGTGACGCCGCTGGGTATTTACGCTGATCAACAGGCATGGGGGTCGATCTCATGACTTGCCGAAAGTAAGTACTTGGGAGTAGCTTGACGGACGCCTGACCAAGGGTGTCAGGAATCACCCCTTTAATCCCGAGTTTGGGGAACCCCCACATGAAGCATGCGGCATCCACCGCGACCGGCCGGGTCAACTGGAAGCGGTTCGGCCTGATGATGGTCCCGGCGGGCCTCGTCGTTGGCGCGTTCGGCTTCGCGACGGCCTCCGGCGCGCTCGCGTCGTCGTTCGCGATCTCCGGCAGCAACTTCACGGTCACCGCCGACGAACTGACGGGCGAGGGCTTCGTTCAGTACGGCGGCACCGTGACCCCCGCCGGCAAGAGCACCACCCCCGTCGCGGTCTCCGGCATCCGCAAGGCGACGATCAAGAACATGTGCCAGTCGGTCTCGCTCGGCCCGTTCGCGCTGCGCCTCACCGCGGGCGACGGCGGCACCCCGGTCACCGCCACCGACCTCGTCCTGGACATCTCGACCCTGACCGGCGACGCGGAGTTCGGCGACATGGAGATCGGCCGCGACGCCAGCACCCTGGACGCCGCGGGCGACATCCACGCCGACCCCAAGGAGGGCGCGGGCATGTTCGGCCAGCAGGCCGACACGGTGAAGATCACCGACCTGAAGCAGACCGCCTGGGCGACCACCGCGGGCACCTTCAACCTCCCGAACCTGAACCTCCGCTTCGTTGGAAGCGGCGATGTCTGCAAGTAGCGCTCCCCTCCCGAGGACGCTCGCCGGATTCCGGCAGTGGCGGCGGACACGTCCCTTCTGGGGTGGCGTGTTCGCCGTCCTGGCGGGCCTCGAACTCATCTCGATCCCCTTCGCGCCCCTGGCGCTGAGCATCCACCAGGGCATGCCGGGCGTCGCGTCCTGGCTGGCCGGGGCCCTGCTCATCACCGGCGGCGTGCTGGCCTGGGTCCACCCGGTCCAGCGGCACTTCTACGGGATCATCGCGATGCTCGCCGCGCTGGCGTCCTTCCCCACCTCCAACCTCGGCGGGTTCCTCCTCGGCCTGCTGCTGGGCGTCGTCGGCGCGGGCATGATCTTCGCCTGGGCGCCCGGCCGTGACGGTGCCGTCGACGGCGGCGCCGAGCGCGCCCGTGACGAGATCGCCCCCGGCCTCGTCTCCTGACCGACGTCCTTAGGAACCTCCCCGTGCGCGCCAAGCCCCTGGCCCTGACCCTGCTCCCGTCGCTTCTCGCCGCGCTGTGCGCCGCCCCCGCCTTCGCGGAGGAGACGCCGCAGACGGCGACGCCCGGGACGACGGCCGCCTCCCCCGCGGCCGCTCCCACGGCGGAGACGGAGCCCTCCCCGGCTCCGTCTCCGTCGCCCTCCTCCGAGACGTCCCCTTCGCCTTCCGGCGAAGCGTCCGTTTCGCCGTCCGTCGAAGAGTCGCCCACCGAGGAGACGACCGAGGCCGCCGCCTCCCCGAGCGAAGGCGCCGGAGCCGGGGAGCAGGCCAAGGCCGCGGAGACGGACGTCGCGAAAGACACCGAGGCGAAGGACGCGTGTCCGGAGGTCCCGAAGGACGCCGCCACCGTCACCCAGGAGCAGGCCGCCGCCTTCTACAAGGCGTGGAAGGCGGCGGACTGCACCGTCCCCGCGGCCGACACGAAGGCCGCGCCGGCCGATCCGTTCACCACCTACACCGAGGACGTCACGCTGACCGCCGACGTCCTCACCCAGACCGGGCTCACCTACGACGGCGTCGTCACCCTCCCGACGTCCACCGGGTCGGCGCGGCTGCTGAAGTTCTCGATGAGCACCGCGAAGCTCACCGGGCTGCGCCAGACCGCGGGCGGCCTGACCCTAGGCGCCGCCGAGTTCGGGTTCTCCGGCTCCGTCGTCATGTACGCCGCCAGCATCACCGGCAAGGCGTTCGGCCTGCTGCCGATGACCCTGACGCCGGACGCGCCGCCCCCGCTCGTCCTCCCGGTGATGATGTTCACCGACGTCACCGTCACCGGAACCGCGGTCACCGCGGCGAAGGCGACCGTGTCCGGCCTCGACCAGCGCTGACGCGTCAGCGCAGCAGGACGACCGCCACGGCGATCGCGATCACCACGACCACGAGCGACACCGCGATGACGATGGTGTGGCGCGTTCCGGAGTCGCCGGAGAGCAGCGGGGCGGGCGGCGGAGTCTGGTAGGGCTGCTGCACGTAGCCGTAAGGCGGCGGCGGCTGCGGCGGCGGGATGTGCTGCTGCTCCAGCGACCAGCCGTGCGGCTCCAGCAGGGTCCGCGCCTCCGGCTCGGCCTCCCTCCGCGCGGGCGGGATCCGCAGCGGCCGCACCGCCGGGTCGAGCACCGTCTCCAGCGCCACGTCCTTGTCGCGCGGCCGGTCGAGGACGGTCTCGTCGTACTGGGTGGGCATCGGATTGGGCCGGGACGTCGACACGTCCGTCAGCAGCGGCATCGCCTGGTCGCCGGTCATCCGCGCGGCGGGCTCGCGGACCAGCAGCCCCTCCAGGACGCGGGTCAGGCGGCCGGCGTTGCGCGGCCGCGGCACCGGCTCGGAGAGCGCCGCCGACAAGGCCGCCATCGCGTCCGGGCGCTCGTAAGGCGCGTACCCCTCTACCGCGGCGAAGAGCGTCGCGCCCAGCGACCACAGATCGGAGGCCGCGGTGGCCCGCTCGCCTTGCACCCGCTCCGGCGGGATGTAAGCGGGCGACCCCATGACCAGGCCCGTCTGGGTGAGGGTGACGTCGCCCTCCATCTGCGCGATGCCGAAGTCGGTGAGCACGACCCGCGCGGGGCTGCCGTCGGTGATGAGGATGTTCGACGGCTTCACGTCGCGGTGCAGGATGCCGCGGGCGTGCGCGGCGCGCAGCGCATCGAGGACCTGGAGGCCGATCTCGGCCGCCCGGTGCGGCTCGATCGTCCGCTCGGCGTCGAGGATGTCCTGGAGCGAGGGCGCGGGCACCAGCTCCATGACGATCCAGGGCCGCCCCTCCTCCTCCACCACGTCGTGCACGGTGACCACGTTCGGGTGGTTGAGGCGGGCCGAGGCCTTGGCCTCGCGGAGGGTGCGCTGCTTGAGCACGTCCTTCTCACGCTGGCTGAGCCCGGGGCCGAAGGTGACCTCCTTGACCGCGATGTCGCGGTCGAGCATGGTGTCGGTGGCGCGCCACACCGCGCCCATGCCGCCACGGCCGATCTCGCTCAGCAGTCGGTACCGGCCGCCGAGCAGCCGCCCCGGACCCTGTTCCATAACGTGCCTCTCCCCCGGGCTCTGGAGAACAGGCTCACCACCATCTCACGAAGCACACGAATCCAGAATATTCTGGGCGGTGGTCTTGTTCTTTCCCCAGGTCTTGCCGGGGAAGACGACGAACAGCGCAACGTGCCGGTCGTTCGAGATGAACCTGCGGTTGATCGCGCGCATCCACTTGCCGCCCTTGCTGAACCTGTGCCGCAGCTCCGCCATGGCGGTACCGCCGAGCGAGAAGGTCCGCAGGCCCGTCTGCTCGTAGTCCTCGAACTTCGCGCCGTAGCCCTTGAAGGAGTCACTCGGCGTCACGCCCGCGTCGCCGTCGGACCAGTCCCGCAGGTCGAGCTGCACGTAGGCGCCGGTCTTCGGGTCCTCCCAGGTCGCGTACTTCAGCTTGGAGTCCAGATGGGCCTGCCGCCAGCCCTCGGGGAGCGTGAGGGTGTACCCGAGCGCCTCCTGGGTCTGCTCCGTCCCGAGGATCTGGTCCCGGAACGCGTAGCCGACTCCCGCGACGAGCATCACCGCGGCGACGGCCAGCGCGAGGTGGACCCGCCATGAGGTCCGGCCCCCGGCGGGGCGCGGCCCGGCCGTCGGCGGGGACGGCGCCGCGGGCCGCTCCGCGTAAGAAGACTGCTCGCCGTACGCGGGCCGGGTCTCGGCGTTCCGAGGGGTCGGCACCGACGGCGGGGCGGGCGGCGGAGGCGCCGGACGGGCGGCCCTCCCGGGGTCCGGCATGGTGACGACCGCGGGGGCGATCGGCCTGAACAGCGACTCATAGGTGTCGCCGCTGCGCTGCGACTCGGGCACGAACCTGGGCGCCGGGGTCACCGGGACCGCCCTGGCCTCGGCGTGCGCGCGGTGCAGCATCTCGGCGGCCGTCGCGGCGTCCAGCCGCGCCTCGGGATCCTTGTCCAGCAGCCCCGTGATGACCCGGACGAGCGGCCCCGCGCGGGACGGCTCGGGAAGCGGCTCCATCATCACCGCCGCAAGGGTCGACAGCACCTCCGGCCGCTCGAACGGCGGGGTGCCCTCGCACGCGGCGTACATCAGCATCCCCAGCGCCCAGAGGTCGGACGCCGGACCCGGCTTGAGCCCTTGGGCGCGCTCGGGCGACAGGTACGCGGGCGAACCCATGACGATGCCCGTCTGGGTCAGGGCCGCGTCACCCTCGAGCTGCGCCACCCCGAAGTCGGTGAGGATCACCCGGTCGTCGGCGAGCATGACGTTCGCCGGCTTGACGTCGCGGTGCAGGATGCCCGCGGCGTGCGCGGCCCGCAGCGCGCCCAGCACCTGCTCGCCGATCTCGGCGACCCGGTCGACCGGGAGCGGTCCGCTGGAGTCCAGCGAGTCCTGGAGGGTGCGCGCCCGCACGTACTCCATGACGATCCAGGGCACCCCGTTCTCTTCCACGACGTCGTGGACGACGACGATGCCCGGGTGGCTCAGCCGCGCCGCGGCGCGCGCCTCCCGCAGCATCCGCTTGTAGAGCACCTCGCGGGCGTGGTCCTCGAGGCCGCGCGGGGCGATGACCTCCTTCACCGCGACCTCGCGGCCGAGCACCTCATCCTTGGCCAGCCACACCGTGCCCATGCCGCCGCGGCCCAGCACCGAATCCAGGCGGTACCGCGCCCCCAGCAGCCTTCCCTCGCCCTGTGTCATCCGGCGGTCCCCATCGTCGGCTGGCGTCTCATTTGCCCTTGAAGCTCGCGTACAGCGGCTCGAGCTTCTTCATCGTCTGGTCCCAGGTGTCGGCCGGGGCCATCACGAGGATGGCGTAGCCCATGTCGCCCATGATGAAGCCCCTGTTCAGCGCGCGCATCGGGCCGCCCGCGTTGCCGGTGAAGGTGAACTCCCAGTCGGCCGAGGCGACGCCGTCGGCGCTGGGAACGGGCAGGCCGTCTCCGGTCGGCTCGATGCCCAGCAGCTGGTAGCCATTGAAGCCGCTGTGGTTCGGCTCATTGTCGTTCCAGTCCTCGATCGCGCTGTCGCCCGGGTCGGACGTCTGCCCGATCTGGACGCGTACGCCGCCGGCGCCGTCGAAGAAGTGGGCCTCGAGGCTCTGCCTGTCCGGCGCGCCGAAGTCGTCCGGGACGAACATGGAGTAGCCGGTCGGGTCCTGGTACAGCCGGAATCCGGTCGGAGGCGTCTGGGCGCTCGCGGTGGCCGACGGAGTCTGGCTGGGCTGCTGTGTGGGCGTCCGGGTGTCACTCGGCGTCGCCGAGGGGGTCTCCGTGGCGGTCGAGACGGGCGGCTTGGCCCCCTCCTCGTCGCCGTTGAAGCTGTTCGCGAGCGCGATGCCGCCGACGATCATCACGGTGACCAGCACGATCGCCCCGACGATCAGCCCGGTCATGCGGTTGCCGGACGACCGGGAGGCGGTGGTGGGGTCGCCGAGCATGCCGAGACCGGTGGCCGGGACGCGCTCGGCGGTGGTCGGCGCGGGATCGGCGGCGGGCTCGGAGCGCAGCGCGACGGGCCGCGCGTACTCGCCGCTGATCTTGCCGTCGCGGGCGATCTCGTCGAGCATCCGGCCCGCCTCGTGCGTGGTCAGCCGGGTCTCGGGATCCTTGTCCAGCAGGCCCTCGATGACCTGCCTGAGCGGCCCCGACTTCTCTGACGCGGGCACCTCGTCGGTGATGATCGCGATGAGGGACGCCATCGGCTCCGGCCGCTCATACGGCGACCTGCCTTCGACCATGGCGTAGAGCGTGATGCCGAGGGACCAGAGATCCGAGGCCGGACCGGCGACCTTGCCGCGCGCGCGCTCGGGGGCGATGTACGCGGGCGAGCCCATGACGAGGCCGGTGGCGGTGAGGGTGGCGTCGCCGGTGGAGGTGGCGATGCCGAAGTCGGTGAGGACCGCGCGGTCGCCCGCGGCCAGCAGCACGTTGGAGGGCTTGACGTCCCGGTGCAGGACGCCCGCCTCGTGCGCGGCGTGCAGCGCGCTGATCATCTGGCCGCCGATCTTGGCGGCCCGCCGGAAGTCGAGGGTGCCCTGGCCCTTGATCACCCGGTCGAGCGAGTCGGCCTTGATCAGCTCCATGACGATCCAGGGCCTGCCGTCCTCCTCGACCACGTCGTAGACGGTGACGACGCCCGGATGGGCGAGGCGGGCGGCGGTCCGTGCCTCGCGGAAGGTCCGCCGGTGCTGGAGATCGCGCTCCTCGTCCGTCAGGCCGTGCGGAAGGATGACCTCCTTGACCGCGACGTCCCGGCCGAGCACCTCGTCGAAAGCCTGCCAGACCGTGCCCATGCCGCCCCTGCCGACCTGGGTGTGCAACCGGTATCGACGTGCCAGCATCCGGTCACTCGGGGTCTCGTTCGGCATAGAAGCGACCATATCCAGGTTCGAAGGTGCATTTTGGCGGCGTCCCGGCGAGGAACACGCTCTGGTTGCGTTAGACGGCCGGAAGACGGCGGATGTTCGTGCGATGTCACGGACGGATTGGGTACGGCTCCCTGTCGGGGGAAAGATGCGGAACGCACTGGATCACTGGCGGACTGTCGCGCCAAGCATAGTGTTCTGGTATGTCCGGCTGTCTGGTTTTCTGTCCATAATCGCGTGGATCTCATCGGATCTCATCCAGGACCTTCTGGGCATCTGGGCGCTGCGCTGGCTGGTACTTCTCGGCTGGGCTCCCAGTCTCCCCTATGGCCTGGCCCTCGTGCTCCTGTCCTACGGCATCCGCAGACGCAAGAAGGCCGCGTGGCGGATCGTGTGCGTCCTGTTCGGCGCCGTCTTCCTGCTGTCGGTGATCGCCGCCCTCGACCCCACCGGACGGACCGGCAACGCCCTCCTCGCCGCGGCCACCGGACTGGTCTTCGCCGGGCTCCTCGCCTCCCGCGACACCTTCGACACCCTCCCTGACCGGGCCAACAGACGCCTTGCCCTGCGCGTCTTCACCGGGTTCCTCGTCGTCGGCGTCGTCGTGGGCGGCCTTCTGGTCGCCGCCACGGACACCGACCCCGTAGGCGGGTGGTGGACCCATGTCGTCTACGCCGTCTCCCAGTCCACCTTCGGCGCCGCCGTCACCGGGCACCCTGTCGGCGTGCAGGTGCCCTCGTGGGTGGACGGGGTCCTGGGCGTCCTCGGCGGAGGCCTCCTTGTCCTCACCGTCTGGGCACTGTTCAAGCCCGCCCACGGAGAGGCCATTCTCACCTTCGAGGAAGAGCTGACCGCCCGAAGACTGCTCGCGGAGTACGGCGAAGAGGACTCCCTGGGGTACTTCGCCCTCCGGCGGGACAAGGACGTGTGCGCGGCGCCCCAGGGCAAAGCCGCGGTCTCCTACCGGGTGGAGGGCGCGGTCTGTCTCGCCAGCGGCGACCCGCTCGGCGACCCCGACCACTGGGACTCCGCCATCGCGGCCTGGCTCGCCATGTGCCGCGCGCACGCCTGGATCCCCGGCGTCCTCAGCGCGGGCAGGCGCGGCGCGGGCGCCTATGCCCGGCACGGCCTGCGCGCCCTGCTCCTCGGCGACGAGGCGGTCCTCGACCCCGCGGCGTTCCGGCTGACCGGCCACGCCATGCGGCAGGTGCGCCAGGCGGTCCGGCGGACGCGGCGCGCGGGCTACACCGTGCGCGTCCGGCGGCACGCCGGGATCGACCCCGGCGAGATGGCGGGGCTCGTCGCCGACGCCGACCGCTGGCGCGACGGGGCGACCGAGCGCGGCTTCTCCATGGCCCTGGGCCGCCTCGGCGACCGCGCCGACGGCAGGTGCGTCATGGTCGAGGCGTTCGACCGCGACGGGACGCGCAGGGGCCTGCTCAGCTTCGTCCCGTGGGGCCGGGCCGGCCTCTCCCTCGACCTCATGCGCCGGGACAGGACCGCCGACAACGGGCTGACCGAGCTCATGGTGGCGACCCTCGCGGCCGAGGCGCCCTCCCTGGGCGTCCGGCGGATCTCGCTCAACTTCGCCGTCCTGCGCTCGGTCTTCGAGCAGGGCGGGGAGCTCGGTGCCGGACCCGTCCTACGGCTGGGGTACTGGGTGATGTCCTTCGCGTCGCGCTTCTGGCAGCTGGAATCGCTCTACCAGTCCAACGCCAAGTACCGGCCCGAGTGGGTGCCCCGGTATCTGTGCTTCGTCACGTCGCGCGACGCCGTCCGGATAGGACTCGCCGCCGCGCGGGCCGAAGGGTTCGTGCCCACCTTGCGCAAGCCTCCCCTGGCCGTCGCCGCCGCGTCGCCCGAGCTGCTCGCCGCCATCGACGAGGTGGAGGAGGCCGCGGAGGCCGCGCGCGCTCCTTCGCGCAGGCTGTCGGACGAGGAGGAGGCCAGGCACGGCAAGCTCGCCGAAGCGCGCGCGCTGGGCATCGAGCCCTACGCACGGACCTATGGGCGTTCTCACACGGCGCACGCCCTGCGCGAGCTCTTCGACGGGCTGGAACCGGGGACGCGCACGGGGGCCGTCGCGGAGGTCGCGGGCCGGATCACCCGGCTGCGCCGGCACGGCGGGCTGTGCTTCGCCGTCCTCCGCGACGAGACCGGGGACGTCCAGGTCCTCCTCACCGCCGCACTGCCGTCGTATGCCGCCTGGAAGGCCCTCATCGACGTCGGGGACCGCGTCGGGCTCCGGGGCGAGGTGATCTGCTCGGACACCGGCGAGCTGACCGTGTCGGCCGCCTCGTGGACGCTGCTGGCCAAGTGCCTGCGCCCGGCGGGCCGCTCGGTGAAGGCGGGGCGGCGCGGACCCGTCACGGACGTCGGCCTCCTGCGGCTGCGCGCGGCGGCCGTCGGCGCGGTCCGTGACGCGCTGCGCGCCCGGGGCTTCCTCGAAGTCGAGACGCCCATGCTGCACCGCGTCCACGGCGGCGCCGCCGCCCGTCCGTTCCGCACCCGTCTGGGCGCCCATGACCTGCCGCTCTATCTGCGGATCGCGCCGGAGCTGTACCTGAAGCGGCTGCTGGCCGGGGGCGCGGGCCCGGTCTTCGAACTGGGCCGCAGCTTCCGCAACGAGGGCCTGTCCGCGCGGCACAGCCCCGAGTTCAC harbors:
- the nagA gene encoding N-acetylglucosamine-6-phosphate deacetylase translates to MTVYTNARIVTPTGVIGRGWLEAEHGRITGVGTGDRRGRDLAGAWLLPGFVDLHVHGGGGHSAMTSEAAIREAVAFHRAHGTTTTLVSLVTAPLPDLAEAAGWIADLTEEGLVAGCHFEGPFLAHSRCGAQNPAALRPPSLADLRLLLDAGRGTVRQVTVAPELVNEETGEDGIDLVRELVSRGVVAAVGHTDATYAQAKAAFAAGASLVTHAFNGMRGLHHREPGAVVAAAESAGVVLEIINDGIHLDPAIVRMIDRIAPGRLALITDAIDATGMGNGEYLLGAMRVRVEDGTARLVENGSLAGSTLTMDAALRRAVQDVGIPIETASRYASAVPAQALGLADRGALVPGRRADLVILDADLRVVEVPEAD
- a CDS encoding PucR family transcriptional regulator; translation: MSITLDGTSHRAFPQLPGDWDAFFAPFIGGVADQMIEEIKAGVPEFARMEPAYVTNIRTAVEGALQHFVQLITDPDASLDKLTEVFRYIGWGEARVGRSLDDLQIAMRIGARVALRRITLESERYDLPRSSLGDLAEAILLFLDELASAASAGYHTASEQVAGEQSRRRRRLLDMLLSDQTPSPSAIADAARDAGWRPPRSVAAVALRERRTEEYLQPALPPDVLMDLNRHEPCLIVPDPDGPGRRQALETALRDWSAAIGPTVELTELGNSLRWAREVLALAHRGVVPDDGLIRCVDHLPSLVVFKDEDLVWTVARARLAPLLDIRARHRDRLARTLLACLQNGFNATEVAARLHVHPQTVRYRLHQLEELFGDQLYDPEARMAFEMSLRVWLTLHAEGREA
- a CDS encoding TetR/AcrR family transcriptional regulator encodes the protein MAGDVRITVTRTLSKDQQARRARLIQAAHELASEGGYPAVTMHDVADRAGVARATVYRYFSSKDHLLTEVAADWARVIEDIAGAAVGDPVERLSGLLEALVGIAADNLPLTSAIVQAATSGDSGVDDARNELFRYVRDRFGGAIDPDHTIDEVAGVPVEDVEVVIGHLVLSALIGLTTLARPRDEVSSMVRTAAMLIMGGR
- a CDS encoding DUF6230 family protein encodes the protein MKHAASTATGRVNWKRFGLMMVPAGLVVGAFGFATASGALASSFAISGSNFTVTADELTGEGFVQYGGTVTPAGKSTTPVAVSGIRKATIKNMCQSVSLGPFALRLTAGDGGTPVTATDLVLDISTLTGDAEFGDMEIGRDASTLDAAGDIHADPKEGAGMFGQQADTVKITDLKQTAWATTAGTFNLPNLNLRFVGSGDVCK
- a CDS encoding DUF6114 domain-containing protein — encoded protein: MSASSAPLPRTLAGFRQWRRTRPFWGGVFAVLAGLELISIPFAPLALSIHQGMPGVASWLAGALLITGGVLAWVHPVQRHFYGIIAMLAALASFPTSNLGGFLLGLLLGVVGAGMIFAWAPGRDGAVDGGAERARDEIAPGLVS
- a CDS encoding serine/threonine-protein kinase yields the protein MEQGPGRLLGGRYRLLSEIGRGGMGAVWRATDTMLDRDIAVKEVTFGPGLSQREKDVLKQRTLREAKASARLNHPNVVTVHDVVEEEGRPWIVMELVPAPSLQDILDAERTIEPHRAAEIGLQVLDALRAAHARGILHRDVKPSNILITDGSPARVVLTDFGIAQMEGDVTLTQTGLVMGSPAYIPPERVQGERATAASDLWSLGATLFAAVEGYAPYERPDAMAALSAALSEPVPRPRNAGRLTRVLEGLLVREPAARMTGDQAMPLLTDVSTSRPNPMPTQYDETVLDRPRDKDVALETVLDPAVRPLRIPPARREAEPEARTLLEPHGWSLEQQHIPPPQPPPPYGYVQQPYQTPPPAPLLSGDSGTRHTIVIAVSLVVVVIAIAVAVVLLR
- a CDS encoding serine/threonine-protein kinase — encoded protein: MTQGEGRLLGARYRLDSVLGRGGMGTVWLAKDEVLGREVAVKEVIAPRGLEDHAREVLYKRMLREARAAARLSHPGIVVVHDVVEENGVPWIVMEYVRARTLQDSLDSSGPLPVDRVAEIGEQVLGALRAAHAAGILHRDVKPANVMLADDRVILTDFGVAQLEGDAALTQTGIVMGSPAYLSPERAQGLKPGPASDLWALGMLMYAACEGTPPFERPEVLSTLAAVMMEPLPEPSRAGPLVRVITGLLDKDPEARLDAATAAEMLHRAHAEARAVPVTPAPRFVPESQRSGDTYESLFRPIAPAVVTMPDPGRAARPAPPPPAPPSVPTPRNAETRPAYGEQSSYAERPAAPSPPTAGPRPAGGRTSWRVHLALAVAAVMLVAGVGYAFRDQILGTEQTQEALGYTLTLPEGWRQAHLDSKLKYATWEDPKTGAYVQLDLRDWSDGDAGVTPSDSFKGYGAKFEDYEQTGLRTFSLGGTAMAELRHRFSKGGKWMRAINRRFISNDRHVALFVVFPGKTWGKNKTTAQNILDSCAS